One window from the genome of Aneurinibacillus sp. REN35 encodes:
- a CDS encoding STAS domain-containing protein, producing MNKTLETISEKIVAKRYELAAKITEKQNAKYPNLLPLADQLNDFRVDLVQLYGEAMSMAEEERTTRLMEWGEETGTACAMLGTTLDSMLDEVPQYRSEIGEVIREEAERMNVSLREFYSIISRLDAIMNKVVYSFSLPFVRYHDEQMKKSQVALLELSVPVVPVAQGVAVLPIVGNIDTHRAKLLMEEALKRSADLRLHHFILDLSGVPIIDTIVAQQIFQIINALRLLGVDAKISGIRPEIAQTVVSLGIDFGKTDTYANLQQALSSIGFTYNANDD from the coding sequence ATGAATAAGACTCTAGAGACAATCAGTGAAAAAATCGTAGCCAAGCGATACGAGCTTGCAGCAAAAATCACAGAAAAACAAAACGCAAAATACCCTAACCTGCTTCCATTAGCCGATCAGCTCAATGATTTTCGAGTTGATCTTGTACAACTGTACGGCGAGGCCATGTCCATGGCAGAAGAAGAACGCACGACCCGCCTCATGGAATGGGGAGAAGAGACCGGAACTGCTTGCGCAATGCTTGGGACTACCCTCGATTCCATGCTAGATGAAGTACCTCAGTACCGAAGTGAAATTGGTGAAGTCATTCGAGAAGAAGCTGAGCGCATGAACGTATCGCTTCGTGAATTCTATAGTATCATTTCCCGTCTCGATGCTATCATGAATAAGGTGGTTTACAGCTTCAGCCTTCCATTCGTCCGTTATCATGACGAGCAAATGAAAAAATCACAGGTTGCCCTGCTTGAATTATCGGTTCCTGTCGTACCGGTAGCCCAGGGGGTCGCGGTGCTGCCTATCGTTGGTAATATCGACACGCACCGTGCCAAATTATTGATGGAAGAGGCGTTAAAACGAAGTGCCGATTTACGACTGCACCATTTTATTCTTGATCTGTCCGGGGTACCCATTATCGATACCATTGTAGCGCAGCAGATTTTCCAAATTATTAATGCGCTCAGACTGCTCGGTGTTGATGCAAAGATCAGCGGCATTCGACCGGAAATCGCGCAAACCGTGGTCAGCCTTGGCATCGACTTCGGCAAAA
- a CDS encoding basic amino acid ABC transporter substrate-binding protein gives MNRIKHAGILFLIIIMGLLASACGSKSEQQASAPAAKSEGQAAPAEQKTYTVVMHAEFPPFEYLDPSGKPVGFEVDLINEMAKEMGWKLDIKNTSWDGVFEEIGSGKAQLSISGITIKPDREKLYLFSEPYFQAKQLILVPEGSPIKSLQDIKGHKVGVMTSTTGALIVQELLGKTNKDILQYDEMPSMVEDLYNKRVDVVVADNAFLMEHMKKNPKPGYVTIDDPSIPKENYGIMANKKDTELMKQVNEAFKKVKDSGKYDEIYKQYFGDMK, from the coding sequence ATGAACCGAATTAAACATGCAGGGATATTATTTCTTATTATTATCATGGGCTTGCTTGCATCCGCTTGCGGCTCCAAATCTGAGCAGCAGGCAAGTGCGCCGGCGGCTAAAAGCGAAGGACAAGCAGCGCCTGCTGAGCAAAAAACGTATACTGTTGTCATGCATGCCGAGTTTCCGCCGTTTGAGTATTTAGATCCGAGCGGAAAACCTGTTGGCTTTGAAGTGGATCTAATTAACGAGATGGCCAAAGAAATGGGCTGGAAGCTTGATATTAAGAATACAAGCTGGGATGGTGTATTCGAAGAAATCGGCAGCGGGAAGGCACAACTTTCCATCTCAGGTATTACAATCAAGCCGGATCGTGAGAAGCTGTACTTGTTCTCTGAGCCATATTTCCAGGCAAAGCAGCTTATTCTTGTACCGGAAGGCTCCCCAATCAAGAGCCTGCAGGATATTAAAGGACATAAGGTGGGTGTTATGACATCCACTACCGGAGCATTGATCGTGCAAGAACTTCTGGGCAAAACCAACAAAGACATTCTACAGTACGATGAGATGCCGAGCATGGTAGAAGACTTATACAACAAACGGGTTGATGTAGTCGTTGCGGATAACGCTTTCCTAATGGAACATATGAAGAAGAATCCAAAGCCAGGTTACGTAACGATTGATGATCCAAGCATTCCAAAAGAGAATTACGGCATTATGGCCAACAAAAAAGATACAGAGCTGATGAAGCAGGTGAATGAGGCCTTCAAAAAGGTAAAGGACAGCGGCAAGTATGATGAGATTTACAAGCAGTATTTTGGTGATATGAAGTAA
- a CDS encoding cell wall hydrolase, whose protein sequence is MAWLYKLTEAEAGGEPYNGKVAVAASVLNRVKSPEWPNTLKGVIFQVDTYNGKSYYQYSPVLDKRIYQVQPSKDTIAAVQEALRGNDPSRAALIFYNPDKTDNQWVRSHTTSAKIGSHIFSK, encoded by the coding sequence ATTGCTTGGCTGTATAAGCTGACCGAAGCGGAAGCGGGGGGAGAGCCGTATAATGGTAAAGTTGCTGTCGCAGCCTCCGTTCTAAATCGTGTAAAAAGTCCGGAGTGGCCGAACACGCTTAAGGGTGTCATCTTCCAGGTGGATACATATAACGGTAAAAGCTACTACCAGTACTCTCCGGTGCTAGATAAGCGCATCTATCAGGTACAACCGTCTAAAGATACGATCGCAGCCGTACAGGAGGCCTTGCGCGGCAATGATCCGAGCCGTGCCGCGCTCATCTTCTACAACCCGGATAAGACAGACAATCAATGGGTACGTTCCCATACGACATCAGCCAAAATTGGCAGCCACATCTTTTCTAAATAG
- a CDS encoding stalk domain-containing protein → MKKRTITAILAALLAGTMGAGASEAASSAIPVNGQKIHTEYFLQHDSMMVPAVFFQNMGIAVGWNKDYHAVTLSKGDMIIGLPSGKNYVDIYTKQSGVWKREFIKTTTTDREDGTYVPLRYAAEKLGIQLAGNTPATLSLSTKQASTKPAAAASIKTTTHSYS, encoded by the coding sequence ATGAAGAAAAGAACGATCACAGCCATACTTGCTGCCTTGCTTGCAGGAACCATGGGAGCAGGCGCATCCGAGGCAGCTTCCTCGGCCATCCCAGTCAACGGACAAAAAATACATACGGAATACTTTCTACAACATGACTCCATGATGGTACCTGCCGTCTTCTTTCAAAACATGGGTATTGCGGTCGGCTGGAACAAGGACTATCACGCCGTCACACTTAGCAAAGGCGATATGATCATCGGGCTTCCATCCGGGAAAAACTATGTGGACATCTACACAAAGCAAAGCGGAGTATGGAAGCGTGAATTCATAAAAACAACGACAACGGACCGAGAAGACGGAACCTATGTACCGCTGCGGTATGCTGCTGAGAAGCTAGGCATACAGCTAGCAGGAAATACACCGGCTACTCTATCTCTTTCCACCAAGCAGGCAAGCACGAAACCGGCTGCGGCTGCATCAATAAAAACAACAACACATTCGTATAGCTAG